The genomic segment AGCCCGCGAGCATATTTTTCACGGGCTTCGTCAATGTCCATCACTTCGCGGGCGGTCATTTTAAGCCCCCCGCTGAAGTCATCAAAGCTGACCTGTCCGCTGACGATAAGTATGCGGTCTTTTTCCAGCAATTGCTGGTATTTATCCAGCGCGTCGGTGAACAACATCACCTCCAGACGCCCGGAACGGTCATCCAGCGTACAGATGCCGATACGATTGCCGCGCTTGGTGACCATTACCCTTGCAGCAATCACGAGCCCAGCAGCCGTGGTGATTTTACCACGATCTGTCGGATGCATGTCTTTCAGCCTGTTGCCTCCGACATAGCGCTCAATTTCTTTAATGTACTGGTTGATTGGGTGGCCCGTCAGATACAAGCCTAAGGTTTCACGCTCGCCATCCAGCACCACCTGTTCCGGCCAGGGCTGACAGTTAGAATAAGACTGCTCTATTTGCTCAGGCTCTTCCGCCAGCACGCCAAACATATCCGCCTGGCCAATGGCTTCCGCTTTTGCATGCTGATCTGCCGCTTTAAGGGCATCGCCGAGCGAGTTCATCAGCGCGGCACGGTGCGGGCCCAGCCTGTCGAATGCGCCGGACATGATCAGTTTTTCGAGCACGCGGCGGTTCAGCTTTTTGGTGTCGGTACGGGCGCACAGATCGAACAGCTCGCGAAAGTAGCCGCCGTTGTTACGCGCCTCGATGATCGCCTCAATAGGCCCCTCACCCACGCCCTTGATCGCGCCGATCCCGTAAACAATTTCCCCGTGTTCATTCACGTGGAAATGATACAGGCCTGAGTTAATGTCCGGCGGCAGGATCTTCAACCCCATACGCCAGCACTCATCCACCAGGCCAACGACCTTCTCGGTGTTGTCCATATCCGCCGTCATTACTGCCGCCATAAACTCGGCAGGATAGTGCGCCTTCAGCCACAGCGTTTGATAGGACACCAAAGCATAGGCGGCGGAGTGAGATTTGTTAAAGCCGTACCCGGCGAATTTCTCTACAAGGTCAAAGATTTTGATCGCCAGTTCGCCATCAATACCGTTTTTTCTCGCGCCTTCTTCGAAGGTGCCACGCTGCCTGGCCATCTCTTCCGGCTTTTTCTTACCCATCGCACGACGCAGCATATCCGCGCCGCCAAGGGTGTAGCCAGAGAGCACCTGGGCAATCTGCATGACCTGTTCCTGATACAGGATGATGCCGTAGGTCGGCTCCAGCACCGGTTTCAGGCATTCGTGCTGCCACTGCACGTCCGGATAGGAAATCTCTTCGCGCCCGTGCTTACGGTCGATAAAGTTATCTACCATCCCGGACTGTAGCGGGCCCGGACGGAACAGGGCTACCAGGGCGATCATATCTTCGAAGCAGTCAGGCTGCAGGCGTTTAATCAAATCTTTCATGCCGCGGGATTCAAGCTGGAAAACGGCTGTCGTCTCCGAGCGCTGCAGCATGTCGAAACTTTTTTTGTCATCCAGCGGGATAGCGGCGATATCTATCGGCTCCAGCCCCTGCTTTTCCCGGCGCGGGTTGATCATCTTCAGCGCCCAGTCGATGATCGTCAGCGTACGCAGGCCGAGGAAGTCGAACTTCACCAGCCCGGCGTATTCCACGTCGTTCTTATCAAACTGAGTCACTGGATGCTGACCGGCTTCGTCACAATAGAGCGGCGCAAAGTCGGTAATTTTCGTCGGGGCGATCACCACGCCACCCGCATGTTTACCGGCGTTACGCGTGACGCCTTCCAGCTTGCGCGCCATGTCGATCAGCGCTTTAACTTCCTCGTCGGCCTCGTAGATTTCAGGCAGCTGCGGCTCGGCTTCAAAAGCCTTCGCCAGCGTCATACCCGGATCGGGCGGCACCAGTTTTGAAATACGATCGACAAAACCGTACGGGTGGCCCAGCACGCGGCCTACGTCGCGGATAACCGCTTTTGCCGCCATGGTACCGAAGGTAATAATCTGTGATACCGCATCGCGGCCGTACATGTCCGCGACGTGCTCGATAACCTGATCGCGCTTTTCCATACAGAAATCGACATCAAAGTCGGGCATCGAGACGCGTTCAGGGTTAAGGAAACGTTCGAACAGCAGGTCAAATTCCAGCGGATCGAGGTCGGTAATTTTCAGCGCATAGGCTACCAGTGAGCCTGCGCCAGACCCACGACCCGGGCCAACCGGCACGCCATTATCCTTCGACCACTGGATAAACTCCATAACGATCAGGAAGTAACCCGGGAAGCCCATCTGGTTGATGACCTGGAGTTCAATATCCAGACGCTCATCATAAGGCGGACGCTTCTCTTTACGAACTCCTTCATCCGGGAACAGAAATTCCAGACGCTCTTCCAGACCTTCTTTCGATTTGACGACCAGGAAATCTTCTGTGGTCATGTCGCCCGTCGGGAACTGCGGCAAGAAGTATTCACCCAGACGAACGGTAACGTTACAGCGCTTGGCTATCTCAACGCTGTTTTCCAGCGCTTCCGGAATATCAGAGAAGAGCTCGCACATCTCTGCTTCGTTACGCATATACTGCTGCGAAGAGTAGTTGCGCGGGCGCTTCGGGTCGTCGAGTGTAAAACCGTCATGGATCGCGACGCGGATCTCATGAGCGTCAAAGTCGCCTGATTCCAGGAAACGCACGTCGTTGGTCGCCACAACGGGCAGCCCCCGCTCTTCCGCCAACGCCACCGCCGCATGAAGGTAGCTCTCTTCGTCGGCGCGTCCGGTACGAATAAGCTCCAGATAGTAACGATCCGGGAAATATTCTTCATAGAACGACACGCACTGATCCACCAACGCGCTGTTGCCACGCAGCAGACATTTACCTACATCGCCCATGCGCCCGCCGGAGATCAGCAGCAGACCGTCGTTAAGCTCCGCCAGCCAGTCGCGCTCGATCCACGGCCCCAGCGCGCCATAGCCCCGCTGATAGGCTTTTGAAATAAGCAGGGTGAGGTTTTGATAACCCGTGTTGTTCATCGCTAACACGGAAATCTGCGTCATTTCATCGCCGAGCACCTCGCTCTGGACATGAAAATCTGCGCCGACAATAGGTTTTATCCCCGCGCCATGCGCCGTTCCGTAGAACTTAACCAGGCCACACAGGTTGGTGAAGTCGGTGATCGCCAGCGCTGGCATGCCAAGCGCGGCCGCCTTTTTTACCAGCGGTCCGGTCTTCGCCAGCCCATCGATCATGGAGTAGTCGCTATGCACCCGCAGGTGTACGAAACGTGGTTCAGCCATCTTGAGATCCCGCGTTACTTAATTGCTTGCGTCTTGATTCAGGACACTCGTCCCAGCGCGCGTTTCACCGGGCCAAAACTGCGTCGGTGATGTTCGGTTGCGCCATGTTCAGCCAGCTTTTCCAGATGGAAAGCGGTTGGATACCCCTTGTGACGGGCGAAACCATACGCGGGATAAGTGAGGTCCAGCGCAGCCATTTCGGCGTCGCGCGTCACTTTGGCAATAATAGAAGCCGCACTGATTTCCGGCACCCGGCTATCCCCTTTCACGACCGCCATCGAAGGTACGGGTAGCGCCGGACAGCGGTTACCGTCAATCAGGACAAATTCAGGCACGATCTTCAGACCGGCGACGGCACGCTGCATTGCCAGCATGGTGGCATGCAGAATATTAAGCTCGTCAATCTCATGCGGCTCTGCGCGCCCCAGGCTCCAGGCCAGCGCATGTTCTTTAATCTCGCCAAATAGCGCCAGGCGGCGCTTTTCGGACAATTTTTTCGAGTCGTTCAGTCCGACGATCGGACGTGCAGGATCGAGGATCACTGCAGCAGTCACCACCGCCCCTACCAGAGGTCCACGCCCGACTTCGTCCACACCCGCAACGAGATGCGTGTGAGGATAAATAAAGTCCATCATTGTGCTAACTCCAGCACCGCGTTAGCCGCTTGCTCATCGGCATTACAGCGGATCTGCAGATGCAGTTCGCGGAACGTATCATGTACCTGGTGGCTGGTTTTGCCGTTTGCCAGCAGCGGCAATAGCGCCTCGGCCAGCGCCTGCGGGTGACACTCGTCCTGCAGAAGTTCCTTCACCAGTTCGCGCCCGGCAAGCAGGTTTGGCAGTGATACATAGTCCGTTTTCACCAGCCGTTTCGCCAGCCAGAAGGTAAACGGCTTCATGCGGTAACCCACCACCATCGGACACTTTGCCAGCATACATTCCAGCGCCGCCGTACCGGAAGCCAGCAGTGCGGCATCGCTTGCGACCATTGCCTCACGGCCCTTTCCATCGAGCAGGTGGACATCAAGATCGGGGGCAACGTCGGCTTTAATGCGCTCAAACTGCTCGCGGCGTTTGGCATTCACCAGCGGCACGACCACTTCAAGGTCGGGATAAGTCTGGCGGAGGATACGTGCCGTTTTCAGGAAATCGGCACTCAGCATCTCAACTTCTGCGCCGCGGCTTCCCGGCAACAATGCCAGACAGTGAGCATCATGCGGGATGCCCAGCGCGTCACGCGCCGCGTTTTTATCGGGATCCAACGGCATCGCATCCGCCATGGTATGGCCGATAAAGCGGCATGGAACATTGAATTTATCGTAAAACGCTTTTTCGAAAGGCAGAAAAGCCAACACCAGATGGGTAGACCGTCCGATTTTGAAAACGCGTTTCTGTCGCCACGCCCAGACGGACGGACTGACGTAATGTATGGTTTTGATCCCCTGCTTTTTCAGGTTCCCTTCGAGGGTGATATTAAAATCAGGCGCATCAATTCCGACAAACACATCGGGTTTGAGGTCGGTAAAACGACGGGTGAGATCGGCGCGAATATGCAGCAAACGGCGCAAGCGCCCCAGCACCTCAACGATGCCCATCACCGCCAGCTCTTCCATCTCATACCAGGCTTCACAGCCTTCGGCCTGCATCAGCGGGCCAGCCACGCCCACGAAGCGCGCGTTGGGCACACGCGCCTTAAGCGCACGGATGAGACCTGCGCCAAGAATATCGCCGGAAGTTTCCCCGGCGACCAGGGCAATCGTAAGCGGACGACCGTCGACCATTAACGAATCAGACCACGCGTGGAACGTTCAAAGAATTCCATGAACGCATTCACTTCCGGGTGCTTATGCGCCAGTTCGGCAATTTCCGGCTTCGCCTCTTCCAGCGTTTTGCTGCTGCGATACAACTGCTTGTACGCGTTGCGGATGGCTGAAATCGCTTCGCGGCTAAAGCCACGACGTTTGAGGCCTTCGATGTTCACACCAAACGGCGTGGCATGGTTACCCTGCGCAATGACGTAAGGAGGGACGTCTTGCGCCACACCTGAGCATCCGCCAACCATCACGTGCGCACCAATGATGCAGAACTGATGGACCGCGGTCATGCCGCCAATAATCGCGAAATCATCAATCGATACGTGTCCTGCCAGCGTTGCGTTGTTGGCAAGAATACAGCGGCTTCCTACGGTACAGTCATGCGCGATGTGCGCATTAACCATAAACAGGTTATCGCTGCCTACCTTTGTTAACCCACCACCCTGTACTGTTCCACGATGAATGGTGACGCTTTCGCGAATACGGTTACGATCGCCGATTTCCAGACGGGTTAGTTCACCAGCATATTTGAGATCCTGGTTAACTTCCCCGATGGAGGCGAACTGATAGATCTCGTTGTTGCTGCCAATAGTCGTATGACCATTCACTACAACGTGAGATTTCAGTACTGTACCCTCACCAATTTCAACATGGGGTCCAACAATACAAAACGGGCCGATGTGAACGTTAGCACCAATGATGGCACCGACTTCCACAATAGCAGTAGGGTGTATAAAGGCAGATTTATCAATCACGTATCAGGACTCCCGGCTTCTCGCGCACATCATAGTCGCTTCGCAAACTACTTTGCCGTCAACCAGAGCTACGCCTTTGAAGCGTGTCAGGCCGCGACGCGTTTTTTCAAAAGTGACTTCCATGATCATCTGATCGCCAGGTACAACAGGACGCTTAAAGCGTGCTTCATCGATACCCGCGAAATAATACAACTCACCCGGCTCCAGTTTACCTACGCTTTTAAAGGCAAGAATACCGGTTGCCTGTGCCATTGCTTCCAGAATCAACACCCCCGGGAAGATAGGCTTACCAGGGAAGTGTCCCTGGAAAAATGGCTCGTTAACGGAAACATTTTTCACTGCGCGCAGAAAACGACCTTCTTCAAAATCCAGCACGCGGTCTACCAGCAAAAACGGGTAGCGGTGCGGCAGAAGTTCTAAAATCTCTTCAATATGCAGAGTATGAGTGTCAGTAGTCAAAATACTCTTCCTGTCAAATGTACTAAGTAGCAATAATAACACGGCCTGCCGGTTTATAAAAAAGCCGACAGGCCGGGCAAATTAGCGTTAAACGGGTGAACGCTTAATCTTGTTGATCGATTTTGCGCTCAATCGCTTTGAGTCGCTTGCTCATATCATCAATATTCATCACCAGAGCAGCTGTTTTACGCCATACCTTGTTGGGTTGCAGCGGAATGCCAGAGGAATAGACGCCGGGCTCAGTGATAGGGCGCATGACCATGCCCATTCCCGTCACTGTTACCTTGTCGCATATTTCCATATGACCGTTGATCACGCTGGCGCCGCCAATCATGCAGTAACGGCCAATCTTCAGGCTACCAGCCATGATAACACCGCCCGCAACTGCGGTATTGTCGCCAATCACAACGTTATGTGCAATCTGGCACTGGTTATCGATGATAACACCATTGCCAATAATGGTATCGTCAAGCGCCCCACGGTCAATGGTGGTACAAGCGCCGATCTCAACACGATCGCCGATAATTACCCGACCAAGTTGTGGGATCTTAACCCAATTACCACGATCGTTAGCGTAGCCAAAGCCGTCAGAACCAATCACCGTGCTGGACTGAACGAGGCAATTTTCGCCAATTTCAACTTCATGGTAAACGGATACATTGGCCCACAAACGGGTCCCTGTACCGATTTTTGTTTGTTTCCCAACGAAGCAACCAGGGCCAATGACCACGTTATCGCCCAGCACAACGCCAGATTCAATAACGGCATTAGCGCCAATAGCGACGTTGTGACCAAGCTGAGCCGTCGGGTCGATTGCTGCGCTGGCTGCTATGTTTTGTGCTGGCTGCGGCGTAGTATCAAGAATTTGAGCCATGCGCGCATACGTCAGGTAGGGGTTTTTTACTACCAGTGCAGCGCTTGCGGCAAACGGAAGATCGTCCTGCGTCAGAACAACAGCTGACGCCTGGCATTGAGCCAGATGTTCACGGTACTTAGGGCTTACCATGAAGGTAATAGTGCCAGCTTTAGCCGATTGCATGGACGCAACAGCGGTGATGACGAGATCGCCATCACCGTGTAATTCTGCATCCAACTGCTGGGCTAAATCAGCCAGTCGAATTGAAGGCATTACTTATTTAACCTGTTTTAGGACATCAGCGGTGATGTCTTTAACATCGCTGCTGTTAAACGCAACGGCGTTCGCATCAACAACCAGATCGATGCTCTGATCGGCAGCAACTGATTTAACAGCAGACTGAATGCGAGTGACCAGTTTACCACGCTCTTCGTTAGAACGACGCTGACGGTCTTGCTCGAAAGCCTGCGCT from the unidentified bacterial endosymbiont genome contains:
- the dnaE gene encoding DNA polymerase III subunit alpha encodes the protein MAEPRFVHLRVHSDYSMIDGLAKTGPLVKKAAALGMPALAITDFTNLCGLVKFYGTAHGAGIKPIVGADFHVQSEVLGDEMTQISVLAMNNTGYQNLTLLISKAYQRGYGALGPWIERDWLAELNDGLLLISGGRMGDVGKCLLRGNSALVDQCVSFYEEYFPDRYYLELIRTGRADEESYLHAAVALAEERGLPVVATNDVRFLESGDFDAHEIRVAIHDGFTLDDPKRPRNYSSQQYMRNEAEMCELFSDIPEALENSVEIAKRCNVTVRLGEYFLPQFPTGDMTTEDFLVVKSKEGLEERLEFLFPDEGVRKEKRPPYDERLDIELQVINQMGFPGYFLIVMEFIQWSKDNGVPVGPGRGSGAGSLVAYALKITDLDPLEFDLLFERFLNPERVSMPDFDVDFCMEKRDQVIEHVADMYGRDAVSQIITFGTMAAKAVIRDVGRVLGHPYGFVDRISKLVPPDPGMTLAKAFEAEPQLPEIYEADEEVKALIDMARKLEGVTRNAGKHAGGVVIAPTKITDFAPLYCDEAGQHPVTQFDKNDVEYAGLVKFDFLGLRTLTIIDWALKMINPRREKQGLEPIDIAAIPLDDKKSFDMLQRSETTAVFQLESRGMKDLIKRLQPDCFEDMIALVALFRPGPLQSGMVDNFIDRKHGREEISYPDVQWQHECLKPVLEPTYGIILYQEQVMQIAQVLSGYTLGGADMLRRAMGKKKPEEMARQRGTFEEGARKNGIDGELAIKIFDLVEKFAGYGFNKSHSAAYALVSYQTLWLKAHYPAEFMAAVMTADMDNTEKVVGLVDECWRMGLKILPPDINSGLYHFHVNEHGEIVYGIGAIKGVGEGPIEAIIEARNNGGYFRELFDLCARTDTKKLNRRVLEKLIMSGAFDRLGPHRAALMNSLGDALKAADQHAKAEAIGQADMFGVLAEEPEQIEQSYSNCQPWPEQVVLDGERETLGLYLTGHPINQYIKEIERYVGGNRLKDMHPTDRGKITTAAGLVIAARVMVTKRGNRIGICTLDDRSGRLEVMLFTDALDKYQQLLEKDRILIVSGQVSFDDFSGGLKMTAREVMDIDEAREKYARGLAISLTDRQIDDQLLNRLRQSLEPHRSGTIPVHLYYQRADARARLRFGATWRVSPSDRLLNDLRGLIGSEQVELEFD
- the rnhB gene encoding ribonuclease HII gives rise to the protein MMDFIYPHTHLVAGVDEVGRGPLVGAVVTAAVILDPARPIVGLNDSKKLSEKRRLALFGEIKEHALAWSLGRAEPHEIDELNILHATMLAMQRAVAGLKIVPEFVLIDGNRCPALPVPSMAVVKGDSRVPEISAASIIAKVTRDAEMAALDLTYPAYGFARHKGYPTAFHLEKLAEHGATEHHRRSFGPVKRALGRVS
- the lpxB gene encoding lipid-A-disaccharide synthase produces the protein MVDGRPLTIALVAGETSGDILGAGLIRALKARVPNARFVGVAGPLMQAEGCEAWYEMEELAVMGIVEVLGRLRRLLHIRADLTRRFTDLKPDVFVGIDAPDFNITLEGNLKKQGIKTIHYVSPSVWAWRQKRVFKIGRSTHLVLAFLPFEKAFYDKFNVPCRFIGHTMADAMPLDPDKNAARDALGIPHDAHCLALLPGSRGAEVEMLSADFLKTARILRQTYPDLEVVVPLVNAKRREQFERIKADVAPDLDVHLLDGKGREAMVASDAALLASGTAALECMLAKCPMVVGYRMKPFTFWLAKRLVKTDYVSLPNLLAGRELVKELLQDECHPQALAEALLPLLANGKTSHQVHDTFRELHLQIRCNADEQAANAVLELAQ
- the lpxA gene encoding acyl-ACP--UDP-N-acetylglucosamine O-acyltransferase translates to MIDKSAFIHPTAIVEVGAIIGANVHIGPFCIVGPHVEIGEGTVLKSHVVVNGHTTIGSNNEIYQFASIGEVNQDLKYAGELTRLEIGDRNRIRESVTIHRGTVQGGGLTKVGSDNLFMVNAHIAHDCTVGSRCILANNATLAGHVSIDDFAIIGGMTAVHQFCIIGAHVMVGGCSGVAQDVPPYVIAQGNHATPFGVNIEGLKRRGFSREAISAIRNAYKQLYRSSKTLEEAKPEIAELAHKHPEVNAFMEFFERSTRGLIR
- the fabZ gene encoding 3-hydroxyacyl-ACP dehydratase FabZ gives rise to the protein MTTDTHTLHIEEILELLPHRYPFLLVDRVLDFEEGRFLRAVKNVSVNEPFFQGHFPGKPIFPGVLILEAMAQATGILAFKSVGKLEPGELYYFAGIDEARFKRPVVPGDQMIMEVTFEKTRRGLTRFKGVALVDGKVVCEATMMCARSRES
- the lpxD gene encoding UDP-3-O-(3-hydroxymyristoyl)glucosamine N-acyltransferase; this encodes MPSIRLADLAQQLDAELHGDGDLVITAVASMQSAKAGTITFMVSPKYREHLAQCQASAVVLTQDDLPFAASAALVVKNPYLTYARMAQILDTTPQPAQNIAASAAIDPTAQLGHNVAIGANAVIESGVVLGDNVVIGPGCFVGKQTKIGTGTRLWANVSVYHEVEIGENCLVQSSTVIGSDGFGYANDRGNWVKIPQLGRVIIGDRVEIGACTTIDRGALDDTIIGNGVIIDNQCQIAHNVVIGDNTAVAGGVIMAGSLKIGRYCMIGGASVINGHMEICDKVTVTGMGMVMRPITEPGVYSSGIPLQPNKVWRKTAALVMNIDDMSKRLKAIERKIDQQD